The nucleotide window AGCAACTCGTtgttaattacaaaaaacatcaCATAATAACGTCAAACACGCTACGTTCATAATAAATAGGTCATGATAGTTTTTTAgtttgtaatattttcaagtttattaCCACAAAATTATATATGGAAGCTTTATTATATTAACATGGTCCTTGAGCAATAGCAATTAACATTAATACCACAATGGAAAGTATTCAATATACCTGTCACACGCTCTCTCGTCATTCGCAGTTTGTTGTCATCAGTTGCGACCCAAATTCCTTGCAAACTGAGAGCAATGTTTGTGACTGAAAGCGGATGGGCCGATCTTCCAAGTTTCTGAAAAACATATGTCAAATACTATATCCCACACCAGGATACAACATAATAATATCAGAAAAACCGTACAACAAATACATATATTATATAGCGTTtagcaatttttaggacctacccTGACAGCATGACGTAGCAGAATTTCATGtaagttttgttaaataaGCACTAAATGGCTAACTCAAAATATGTAATTACCACTCTGATACTTCATTATGAAATGTTAATTCCTTTTAGTCTTTTTTCAATCACCAAATTATACTTATATTTGAATATATATTTctgcttttttcaaaaaaaataaaccagaAAACAGTTGCCTGGTGGAATAGCTAAGGAATTTTAGTGTAAAGTTTAAGGAATGTTAAGTGAAAAAAACTAAATCCTGTCCTATAATATCAAAACCATGATATGCATATTTTGCCCCTACCAGAAATGTTGTATGCTTCTCTTCATATAAATACTGATTCATGTAGACCTGTAAACATCAAGTAGGGGGGTCAGCGGATGTATGTAATGGATTCTCTATTGTGTATACAATCTACATTCTTCAATATTAATCGTAAGACAGGGTCTGATATTTATCTAACCTCCCACCAATGATGTCCTTGTGGAATGCTTGTAGTCACTCTTGATCGGCACCAAAGTCCACCCTTGTCATCCACTGCCCACAGTGTTTTCTTGTAATCTGACGCAATTAACCTCACTTGGAGCTGCTGTTTTCCAAAGGGTTGTGGTGAGTcgactgaaaaaaaatttgcaattaacattacatttttatttatgcgCTTTGTATGTATCACAATTCTCTTCAACTTACTATTATAAAACAGCTGTAATTAATTTGAGGTGCCATAACGCATCTATAGAGCTAAACATAAATCTCACCAGCATGCCAAGTGTTAGCGGTATCAACATCAGTCAAAGCTTTGCAAAGCAACTGACCACTTGTAGTAAGCACCCATATGACATCACAGGTTAGAGCGACATGCTTAACCTGtgcaatataaaaataactttgactGGCAGAAAGAGAACTATCAAAATATAATTGTATTGCGCATATTTCAGGTTAAATTAAATCCAAACGAATAAAGCACAACCTTTCACAGGCACAacgaaaactttgaaaagttacacgttttttatgttcttttaattAGACAGAATCTAATGTCAAAAATACCATGTTGTTTCCCTCATAAATTTACTAGTATATGAATTGTAAACAAATATAGCCTATTAAACTCAAACGTGCAAAAAAGTAGAAAACCTTGGCATCCtctattttgtcatttttaacaaacttgACATCCACAGTATACTGCTGTTGCATGCTTGGCTCTGATCTAGACAAACCAATTTCCCTTAAAAGGTGTCCATCAGAGGTAACTATCCATGCTTCAATTGTACCCAAGCATacaaatgaacattttgaaagCACCAACTTCCACTCTAAGTGGACTTCTGTTGAATGCAAGCGATCTTCTGTAAGCTCCAATGGCAAGCCGGCAGCATAAACGTTCCCTCTACCAGTGACAATCCATGCAAAATCGCCtgcaaaacaagcaaaacttaaaatgaaGTTAGTAGTAGTAAACACACATATATCTGGCTAATTAAAGAAAAGCATAAAGCAGGTGCAGTTTTCATGAAAAGCGCAGTGTTTATTGAAGTCATGATTTTCCTCAAAAAACCTGATGGTGCTAAGGCAATCTGAACAGCTTTCTTGGCAAATTTGTTCCAAACATTGCTGCTGGCTTCATCTGATGTTTCTTCTCTGTAGTAAATACGACTTGTATTGCTGACGCAACAAATCATTTCCCCAGAACCTAACAcagattaaataaaaataaaacgattttgaAAGACTTTTTTCACATATCTATgacaaaaaaatgattttataaaactaatttgaaaatttttattgaaaattaccTGCCAAAGATAAAATGGCTGAACCAGGAAATGGGCTTATACTCCACATGTCAGAAGACTTAAGTGCCTCTCCAGATGGACCATAGAGCTCGGGTTTCATCTGAACCAATTTCTAAAAAAACCACATGACaagaaaaaatgataaatgatTAGATTAGACAAATGattagaaaaataaaagattgTCAAACTGTGtactttgaaatattgttcATCATCAGTAACCGGCTGATCAATATCAGAAGGCTGTTGAACGTTGAAAACCATTGGCTCTATTGATTGTTGACTCTATGGAAATTCAATAAACATAGTGACATGATAAAACCTTTCAACTTAATCTTGCCACAACTACATTTCTAAATGCATACACAATTATGTTGATAAAGCTGCAACACAGggtataattttaaaaacttgtcgGCTAGATGTAAGCACAGACGGATGACAACATTTATGAAGTTATACTTATTTCATCATTTGAACTATATAATGTTAACCAAACCCATTAAGTGGGAGGTCctttgaaacatttaaattaaTCATTTATCTTCAAGTATTACTagtatgttttagttaattctaaTGTGAAAGACTATCCAAATAAATTCATGgttcattttgatttattttctcACCTCAGTTTCAGAATCCTCTTCACTGTTAAAATCACCCCCACCATCCACTTTGTAAATATCAATATCTGGACTGCGAGGATTAAAGTCATTATTTTCTTTCAGATTGGTCATTGTATTATGAAGATTGAGATGCAATGAATTGGATGCATGCTCTGTGCCCAAGAATAAGTTGTTTGACCCTGATGCTTTGTTATTTATAGCACTTGAAGAAATTGCATCAGTTGTGTGATAGTTAAGATGAGCTTTGAGTTTGGACTCGCTGCCAAAGTCAAAGTCTGGAGACACAGTAATTTGTTCCACATTGACATCTTCAATATTTTCCACAGATAAGTTGGTTTCAGAACAAGTTGACTGATTGCATGAAAGAGTGCGTTCGATGCTgacagttttgttttcaaaaactgGCAGATCATTGTCAACAGGAACTTCAAAGTTTTCGTTTTTAGtctcttttcttgtaagcAAATATTGGATCATGTTATCACCATAATGTGCTGATGAAATGGCATGAACTTTCTTTTCATCATTgtcacaaattttgacgtttGTTTCCATAACTCCATCGATATTCTGCAGGAAAAACGTAATTTAGCAAAAAACATTATGAATGTCTAAGAAAAAAACAGATATATAAGTAATTTGCATTTTTAGATGTGGGCAGGGTTTGTATTTGTGTTGGGCTTTCATGAAGCCGAAATCACGTAGAAATAGGGATTACTTAATACCGGATTAAATACACTACATGATGCCTGGCTTTTTAGCCTGGGTCCTGACAGCACTTAAGTACTGTACAGTACCAAGCACGCTACTGCTACGTTGAAGAAGATTCCAGATAACTCCACaacaagaaaatctttgttgTCGATCCATGATGCCTGGaaacttaaataaattgcttggAATCCGAACCTTTAACAGTGGCGTAAAACTAAGACATTAGACAATAGCCCAGCGGTATTGTACGATACAGTTGTAACAGACGAAATTTTGTTGCTCACATGATGCAATTAATCCAAATTAAATTTACCATTAGTTCATCCATGTTTAATCTGATGATCCACATTCTATCGCAATCAAGGAAGTTATCAAGGATTTGGAGGGGAAATTTATGATTAGTCATGAACAATTAGAGTAAGGGAGTGAGTGTTATAGTGTTACTTGTTAGCAACACCATTAAAGTGTATCAAATGCTTTGGTGCATGTTACATTTTGCGTTCTTTAAATGCACTGCAATAGGAAATGACATAGGTGGtacataaaacaaatattaaaattttttttgcatttgtgaCTTTTTAATCCTCTAAAGAGATTAATGAACCTTTTTATTGTCTTGCTGCAATCCATTGTTTATAAATGCATCATCTGAAGAAAGTGATTCATTTGAAGTTTTCAATGCCATATTTCCTAAACTTTTCTCTGTTTAGAGAAAGTTAACTATATAATGACtgttaaactaaaatttttttatagtttttaaaaaactacTTAAAATCACATCCAACTAACACTAACACGTCGTAAaccacaaacttttttgccatttctttttcctcttGGAACTGAAAACAATATCTTCATCTGCTGGTTTGACAGCAATATTCTCAAATCTATATATTTTGTTAGGGAAACTGTCATCCTGGTTTCCTTTATCGATctataaaatatattaaatatgaTCATAATCTTTAGGATTGCATAACATCACCTACATAAACTATACATAAACCGTACCACCTATTGACAGCAGACAGTAATGAGGTTCATTTATGCCTTTTTTCGATCCTTGGTGATTGATTTTATGCTAtacttgtttttaatattttgctatTCATACCTATATGAAAacatagaaaacaaaaaatcaatatttCACCTCTGGGATTGCGACTTGTACTTCAGGTTCTGCACATTTTAGTTCCACGAGTTCCAATATGTCATACATTAGGGCTTTTACAATGACATCTATGGAAGTTATATCAGGCTCATAAATACTTTCCTTTGATGAGCTAGCTTCTGAAACTGATCTGCGATGAAAGAGCTGATTCGTGAAGTTCATCACAGGTTTTGAAGACACCATTGTCTTTAATTCTTCAGCCTTACAAATGTCATAGAAATAATAGCAATTTGCCTATCAGGTACTACACTACATATTTTGGACATCAAGTTAACCAAAATCATACGCGTAAAAAGCTTGAATGAATTTACAGTGAAAGAgctaaaaaagaaatatttgccTTTTAAATAGATGAATGCAATAAATAACTTGAAGCACACCTGAGCTTGTAATTTAGTAGCGATCTGATCCACCTTGAGTGTTCCCATCTTCGACTGAAGTTGTCCGATAACAGGTGGCAGATTTATCTTCATTCCAGAGATAGATGCTTTCATTTCCTaagaaatgcaaaataaactttgtacAACTTTCCATGTACCggcaaaatgtaattttctaAATGCTTCTTGAATTGTTTGTTCAACAAACAATGCCCGTAAATTACCATAAATTTGTTTGCACCTTTGCTGCCATGTACAGGAGAACTCAAAcctaaaaataacatattttaatCATCACCATTTTTAGCTAAAAACAGAAACAACTTCCACCTGAATTCATTTGTAAATCAAACAATGTATGTgcacaaattactaaattgaATACCACACGACATACCTCAGTGACTTTAGCACACACATGCTTTTTGgcacttaaaaaaaaaattaaactaggAGATTTTTACACAAAGTTTTACCTGTCCAGCTATCGTCAGGTTTATATGCAATCCTGTGCAACTTTCTACCAGTGCAAAGAACAAAGATCTCATCTTCTGTAACTTTTACATCGATTACATCTTCCAAACCATGCATTTCTCCTACTATGCTGTTGTCGATATGATTCATTACATATAATGAGGAGCCTgaaatttatcaatttataTTTCACTAAGCTGCTATTAACCGAATACATAGGCACGTAATTAATATACTTATGACATGACTGGTCACTTTGCTGCAAATAATCAAGACATAAAGATGGTCACTAGCAGTAGGAATATGTACTTACCATATAAAGATAGTAAACAATCTGTGCCAAACAAATGTACAATCCCAAAAGATAATTCTTTTTTTGATGAATGTGCTCCAGTAATTTGCATTTTGATAGGATTCATAACGTTTTCTATTAAGTGTTTCATTTTGATTGTGCGCATAACTGTTCCACTGGTGTTAGCCACCCAAACACGTAAGCCAGGTCTCGTTGCAAATACAACTAGTTCTTCCATAGCGACGGTGTTCGAATTAAAGCATGCTCCAAACCTCCCCCTGCACAGATCATAAAAATAACACTGTGTACTgatatcaaaacaaaaccattcaCAGTGTCTTATTTATAAGTacaattgtaaattgcaaaccAAACTTTCAAGTGCTTTACCTTTCTatcaaagcaaaaatgattttaataaattcttcTGGAAATTCTAGTTAAGCTGTTTCAGGGAAGTTCCCCTTCGGCCAACTACAATAATTTTCCAGAAATGTAAAGAATAAACATGTAAACCTAATTGTAACTTAATATGTTTTGTTACCTTCGAGTTGGTTTTGACCCAATATCCTTCTTACTTCCATCATAAACtaaaaaagaattttcaaGTGTAGAAACAAGCAAAGTTTTGTGCTTGTAATTCATTTGTACAACTTCATGTTCTTCATTAAGCAATAGACCCGCAGTGCATGTATTCTACAAGAGAATTAAAATGTGAATTTTATACGCAAGCTCTTATGGTAAAATGCGCTTGATGTTACCCTGTTTGGAGTGGACCATTTTAGTTATATTACTTGAAAGATCACAGTATTGGTAGTTGCTATAACCAGACCTAAGCTGACACAACTGGCcataaaaaaagaaactttggtcgattacaaaatttttgaactgaatttttatgtcaaaaaCTTCAATTATTTATCAGTAGCGTCACATGAAAGAAAACGATAATTACTGCATTAATCTGATTTGCAGATTAATTTTAACTGTCAAGTGGCACACAGCATACACTCAAAATCGTCCAGCATGCATCCAGAACAGGTAAGGTAAGAATTAAACGGAAACTAAGTTATAATATCCACATACAACAGCGCAGTGTGtggctgaaaaaaaaaacagatggAAACAAAGGGGAAAATCGGAAGTTTGGTTACCATACCTCTTGAAATAGAAGTcgcggctactatttttttttCTGATCATTTGATCAACGGCTTCTACTTTTTTAATCAGATCAACAGACGATCGGACTCTTTTACTGTACTGCTAATCCGGTTCTTTATAACTTGTGTCTTTGTTCCGTATTATTGCGTGTCAATTAAGATAGTACCACAAAGAGAGTACCTATCGCAGAAGCTCATGTTTGTGAGCAACTTTCGAAAGAGTAATAAGTAATTTAGTATCATTCGCTGTGACTTCTAATCAAGGgcggctactattttttattttcaatcattttaCCAAAATAGTCATAAATATATTGGTTGAATATATTATCTGTAGACATCAAGTACCGTTTTCTTGTTGCATACCAGCACGATAAAGTAGaaaatcaattaaaacattaaacttCAAATGTTGTCATCAAACGTTTTATTAACTTACACAGAAATCCTTTAAAAGGATTTCAAACCCAGAATTTTCAAAACCTGACACTTTTACTGTATTTAACgaatttataaaattgaaCTTAAAGTAAGGggcaaatcaaaaaacaagttggccttaaagcaaaaagtagttgtcagtaaatatattggtgaaaggatttgtactaatatgtagtgattaagcagttattgcaaAAACTAAGTGGTAAAAAATCGCAAATTCATCGCTTAATCATAAGGATGGGGATCCTTATTACatttcaatataaaaaaataaggaGCACTCAGGTATTTGGATCAAATATGAATAGAATGTTTCGTGTGGCCAACAAGTATTAAGTATAATTAAAGCATACTTAATTTCAAACAGAaacattttgtgttaaataaGCTTAAGGTTAGCTTATCATTAGTGTATTAGTAGTGGTTAATGTAAAGGCTAACCTACAGTACAGTTCAATCTTGGCTGTTGGCTCTAGCGTAGTTTGGTGCCAGTAACTGCGGTAAAAACAAACATGCTTAACCAGTTTAGGTACTGTCATCTGTGATATTCCTATGTTTAACATTATTTGCTGCTATTCACCTGCCTATGGACACGTATTCAATCCAAAATGAGTTAGCTAGCCTACTATTTCTAATACAAATCCCAGTCAACAGAATCTTTTTACCAGTATGTTTACTCACAActactttttgatttaaggccaacttgtttttggacttgcatATCATTAAAGTTGGCCATATATTTAATGCTTTGAAGCATAATAGTACAATACAATGCTTTAAAGCATAACAAtaaactaataataataatatgtcACATGTATAAAACGTATGAAGTTTTTTACATACCGCTGTAATATATAACTGTAAGCTACGgcttataaagtttttttatcataattaTTGTGGCATTGTTATGACATTCAAGGGCGGCTTGCAATCAAGTCAATACATtgaaaaaggttttaaaaaaactCATTCTTTTTGTAGTTTCTAAAATCATTCTGCACGGCAATACAAAAAGTAAGAAGCACAAAAAAGTTGGTggcaaattacaaaattatatCAACTAGTTTCTTACAAGGTCAAAGTTGACATCTGTGCAAAAGATACATCCTGCTAGATCAgcagaaaataatttcattccATTTGGACTCCATTCCAATGAGCAAATAGCATTTTTGTGGATTTTTCCCAAGGAATATTTTCGGACCTGAAAAATCAAGTCAGTAGGTAACATGTTGGAAAGTGTTAAAAGCCTACGACAATTTATTTATAGTAGGTTGTAAGTATGTTAAACTATTGCCTTCCTTCATGTAGCACCAAACATTGTACCATTACTGATTAACCAAACGCAAGTGGGTAACTTGTTCCGGGAAATATATTTACCATGTGCTAATATATACAATGTAGTAATGGTCAACGAACACACACAGATGAGTTCACATTATTGCGCAAAGGTAAACTTTGCTTAAGTACTGACAAGAAGGATTTAACTACGGGCATATTctttaaagaaaaacttttgttcAAGACAAAGAATTAAAGCATTGAATTCACAATATTAATCCATTTATTCCAAATATACATATCGAGATTAACTTCATAAAAGCATTGTCCTCAAGTTTACAGGTCTTCAGCAATAAGAATGTGGAGGCCTAAGGTTACCTGTTTTGCAATTATTGTGCTTCCAGAGAAAATAATAATTACGACTTGTCCATCTTTAGTTCCCATTGCTAACTGACATTCAAGACCAGTCATCAACTTGACACAGGTCACATGATCATCTTTATTCTACAAATTCAAACACATATATGCTATTACAGACTTGTGTGTTATATTTTCTTTAGAAGATACAATCAGTTGCATGAATGGATTGCATCACCAATGAGCCAGATTGTAAATGGTGATAGTTCAATACAACTTTAGaataaaggaaaaattttctaaTGCATGTGCTTCTTGTTGTGAAATATGACATGGGTCAATTAATCCTTAATCTGGAAATTTCTGTTGTACACTAGATTTTCATGTCAAACACTTTGTAATATACATTGtggcaaaaatatttatacgTTACAAACTTCAACAAACTAAACGTTGCAATAAGTTTTCAACCATGGCAGTAATACAGTTAAAAAGCATAACGTAAGTTCTGCATTTATTACAAACAgcattttctttaaacacaAATGCATAGAATATCTACCTGGGAAACAACTTTAATCGTTCCACCATGCTCACGACTGTGAAGAAAGGTACATCCTGCAGTTGTGCCGAGGGCAATGTGACATTTTGATACATCAAAGGAAATAATATCAGCCACAACCGAAAAAAATGCATGATGTATTTTAGGCGGAGTAGCTTTTAAAAAGTCTTGCATCAGGGGATATTCTTTTAGAACTCTGGTCTTCTCCATGTTGGCCCTTCAACTTTCAAGTTACTTGCTTCTACAAATTACATCTACTCTTGTGAAACATAAACATCACATGGTAATGACTTTCATATATctataaattttaaagatAAAGTTAAACAGTCATAGTTCATCAATTTTAGTTACAAGAAATATCATAATACTTCTACGTTCTGcagtttacattttacaccatatcaTGTACAAACATTACAGCACCCTTTCTGTAAGTTGTGATACACTGATCATTTCGTTTCAGAGAATTATAAACTGTCATGtgtcatttatttattttaattttcataatAGGAACAAAGACATAGCATAGCATGAATGCCTaggaaaaaatgacaaagccAAGAGAACTTAAAATGTGCATTAAAGTAGTGATGATATAAAAAACGGAATGAAAAATACTGCACCAATAAGAGATAGAAAGAAGACTGTTTTACTGAGGTTGATTAAAAGTCCCATGAATTAATACACACATTGAAATTACATTTAGTTACGATATATATGGTTAAATTTATACGGAAAAACTGTATTGAAAGCATAATTCTTCTAACATTCTAACTAAGTTCGAAATGTGTACAGACTACAATTAGACAATATTTTAAACTGTGCATGTGTTTGGAGATGATGAATATCTAACTAGCTTTGCAATCTGGCTAAACAAAGATCAAAAAtaccaataaaaccttaatcattaaacatttagaaaGTAAACCTTAAGCATGTGTAACTATCTAGAGTTCTAGACATTGCCACATGCATCAATAGCTGAAGAAACATTACAAGCAGCATATATTTGAGATGTCAGTCTTGACATGAAAATGTACTTAAAATAAAAGTGAATTGTTCAATTTATATTATGGCgtgatataatttttattttttatagacTAAAGAAACGTTTCCATAATTTAAAACCTGGCAATGATTTTTCATCACTTGAGCCCCAgttacaattttcttttttggaaATTCTATGTTTTATTGCTCGAATTTGGAACTAGGACCACTGGAAATTGCAGAGACTCATTAACCTAAATCTGGAAAGTGAATTCGTGATTCATAGCTGGCGTGAAGCCATCAACCACCATAGAGTCATTTGCGAGCACCAAGCACATACAGTTACCTTTTGGGGTGATATGCACTAGGCTTTCTGGCATGTCCGTCAAAAGTTATTCATATAACTAAGCTTATGCATTGTGAATCTTGATCTTAACAGTAGTATTACTGAACTGCTACTCGTTCAAGAAAAGaacatcaaataaaaatggtAATCTAACTGCCAACTGAAAACTGAGGAGAATCAGGCATACAAACGCAAAAACTTGGCATATTGTAAGGAAATAAATGCCTACGGtcctaaattttaaacacaatttttataTCATACCGTCAGTCAAATATACATAAAACACCTTTGTATGTATACTGTAATCAGCATGAAAGTTAAAATACTTGGCAAGCATGTTAACAGGGGTCAAAACAAATGGTCCCATGTTCCTCATGCATTATACGACATATGTCAGAAAACTTCCAGCTTTGGTGTCACAAAAGATCTATTTCAAACCCAAA belongs to Clavelina lepadiformis chromosome 6, kaClaLepa1.1, whole genome shotgun sequence and includes:
- the LOC143461898 gene encoding tectonin beta-propeller repeat-containing protein 2-like isoform X1, with product MEKTRVLKEYPLMQDFLKATPPKIHHAFFSVVADIISFDVSKCHIALGTTAGCTFLHSREHGGTIKVVSQNKDDHVTCVKLMTGLECQLAMGTKDGQVVIIIFSGSTIIAKQVRKYSLGKIHKNAICSLEWSPNGMKLFSADLAGCIFCTDVNFDLNTCTAGLLLNEEHEVVQMNYKHKTLLVSTLENSFLVYDGSKKDIGSKPTRRGRFGACFNSNTVAMEELVVFATRPGLRVWVANTSGTVMRTIKMKHLIENVMNPIKMQITGAHSSKKELSFGIVHLFGTDCLLSLYGSSLYVMNHIDNSIVGEMHGLEDVIDVKVTEDEIFVLCTGRKLHRIAYKPDDSWTGLSSPVHGSKGANKFMEMKASISGMKINLPPVIGQLQSKMGTLKVDQIATKLQAQAEELKTMVSSKPVMNFTNQLFHRRSVSEASSSKESIYEPDITSIDVIVKALMYDILELVELKCAEPEVQVAIPEIDKGNQDDSFPNKIYRFENIAVKPADEDIVFSSKRKKKWQKKKSLGNMALKTSNESLSSDDAFINNGLQQDNKKNIDGVMETNVKICDNDEKKVHAISSAHYGDNMIQYLLTRKETKNENFEVPVDNDLPVFENKTVSIERTLSCNQSTCSETNLSVENIEDVNVEQITVSPDFDFGSESKLKAHLNYHTTDAISSSAINNKASGSNNLFLGTEHASNSLHLNLHNTMTNLKENNDFNPRSPDIDIYKVDGGGDFNSEEDSETESQQSIEPMVFNVQQPSDIDQPVTDDEQYFKKLVQMKPELYGPSGEALKSSDMWSISPFPGSAILSLAGSGEMICCVSNTSRIYYREETSDEASSNVWNKFAKKAVQIALAPSGDFAWIVTGRGNVYAAGLPLELTEDRLHSTEVHLEWKLVLSKCSFVCLGTIEAWIVTSDGHLLREIGLSRSEPSMQQQYTVDVKFVKNDKIEDAKVKHVALTCDVIWVLTTSGQLLCKALTDVDTANTWHAVDSPQPFGKQQLQVRLIASDYKKTLWAVDDKGGLWCRSRVTTSIPQGHHWWEVYMNQYLYEEKHTTFLKLGRSAHPLSVTNIALSLQGIWVATDDNKLRMTRERVTGNAWKHLSISGVASSTTWSHITSSSLFSPEDSVWQGFIWVAQSKGEIICFPSSKTNQHKGVALSPPDDTSSSILCISASREALWMVLESGDIFVRSGISPTTPSGRNWNHVKVNNQLDDKLINVSCGLQSVWAVDQSGSIFVRMGTIVTESHETMSPAWLKLDGCPTAGSTFTQVICGPSDLNVWAINDQGIPYVRVGVTNEMPVGHIWKPVPGATVKQIVISNHAVRALCTDGSLLKRYGITQGDAIGDYWKKIPGDFHQLAVTPYDELFALDADNLLRYHRTHIYCPPLIEAMLDDGTSSSDSDSFKDKKLSQVGNTSQVDDLTWEII
- the LOC143461898 gene encoding tectonin beta-propeller repeat-containing protein 2-like isoform X2; translation: MEKTRVLKEYPLMQDFLKATPPKIHHAFFSVVADIISFDVSKCHIALGTTAGCTFLHSREHGGTIKVVSQNKDDHVTCVKLMTGLECQLAMGTKDGQVVIIIFSGSTIIAKQVRKYSLGKIHKNAICSLEWSPNGMKLFSADLAGCIFCTDVNFDLNTCTAGLLLNEEHEVVQMNYKHKTLLVSTLENSFLVYDGSKKDIGSKPTRRGRFGACFNSNTVAMEELVVFATRPGLRVWVANTSGTVMRTIKMKHLIENVMNPIKMQITGAHSSKKELSFGIVHLFGTDCLLSLYGSSLYVMNHIDNSIVGEMHGLEDVIDVKVTEDEIFVLCTGRKLHRIAYKPDDSWTGLSSPVHGSKGANKFMEMKASISGMKINLPPVIGQLQSKMGTLKVDQIATKLQAQAEELKTMVSSKPVMNFTNQLFHRRSVSEASSSKESIYEPDITSIDVIVKALMYDILELVELKCAEPEVQVAIPEIDKGNQDDSFPNKIYRFENIAVKPADEDIVFSSKRKKKWQKRNMALKTSNESLSSDDAFINNGLQQDNKKNIDGVMETNVKICDNDEKKVHAISSAHYGDNMIQYLLTRKETKNENFEVPVDNDLPVFENKTVSIERTLSCNQSTCSETNLSVENIEDVNVEQITVSPDFDFGSESKLKAHLNYHTTDAISSSAINNKASGSNNLFLGTEHASNSLHLNLHNTMTNLKENNDFNPRSPDIDIYKVDGGGDFNSEEDSETESQQSIEPMVFNVQQPSDIDQPVTDDEQYFKKLVQMKPELYGPSGEALKSSDMWSISPFPGSAILSLAGSGEMICCVSNTSRIYYREETSDEASSNVWNKFAKKAVQIALAPSGDFAWIVTGRGNVYAAGLPLELTEDRLHSTEVHLEWKLVLSKCSFVCLGTIEAWIVTSDGHLLREIGLSRSEPSMQQQYTVDVKFVKNDKIEDAKVKHVALTCDVIWVLTTSGQLLCKALTDVDTANTWHAVDSPQPFGKQQLQVRLIASDYKKTLWAVDDKGGLWCRSRVTTSIPQGHHWWEVYMNQYLYEEKHTTFLKLGRSAHPLSVTNIALSLQGIWVATDDNKLRMTRERVTGNAWKHLSISGVASSTTWSHITSSSLFSPEDSVWQGFIWVAQSKGEIICFPSSKTNQHKGVALSPPDDTSSSILCISASREALWMVLESGDIFVRSGISPTTPSGRNWNHVKVNNQLDDKLINVSCGLQSVWAVDQSGSIFVRMGTIVTESHETMSPAWLKLDGCPTAGSTFTQVICGPSDLNVWAINDQGIPYVRVGVTNEMPVGHIWKPVPGATVKQIVISNHAVRALCTDGSLLKRYGITQGDAIGDYWKKIPGDFHQLAVTPYDELFALDADNLLRYHRTHIYCPPLIEAMLDDGTSSSDSDSFKDKKLSQVGNTSQVDDLTWEII
- the LOC143461898 gene encoding tectonin beta-propeller repeat-containing protein 2-like isoform X3 — translated: MEKTRVLKEYPLMQDFLKATPPKIHHAFFSVVADIISFDVSKCHIALGTTAGCTFLHSREHGGTIKVVSQNKDDHVTCVKLMTGLECQLAMGTKDGQVVIIIFSGSTIIAKQVRKYSLGKIHKNAICSLEWSPNGMKLFSADLAGCIFCTDVNFDLNTCTAGLLLNEEHEVVQMNYKHKTLLVSTLENSFLVYDGSKKDIGSKPTRRGRFGACFNSNTVAMEELVVFATRPGLRVWVANTSGTVMRTIKMKHLIENVMNPIKMQITGAHSSKKELSFGIVHLFGTDCLLSLYGSSLYVMNHIDNSIVGEMHGLEDVIDVKVTEDEIFVLCTGRKLHRIAYKPDDSWTGLSSPVHGSKGANKFMEMKASISGMKINLPPVIGQLQSKMGTLKVDQIATKLQAQAEELKTMVSSKPVMNFTNQLFHRRSVSEASSSKESIYEPDITSIDVIVKALMYDILELVELKCAEPEVQVAIPEIDKGNQDDSFPNKIYRFENIAVKPADEDIVFSSKRKKKWQKKKSLGNMALKTSNESLSSDDAFINNGLQQDNKKNIDGVMETNVKICDNDEKKVHAISSAHYGDNMIQYLLTRKETKNENFEVPVDNDLPVFENKTVSIERTLSCNQSTCSETNLSVENIEDVNVEQITVSPDFDFGSESKLKAHLNYHTTDAISSSAINNKASGSNNLFLGTEHASNSLHLNLHNTMTNLKENNDFNPRSPDIDIYKVDGGGDFNSEEDSETESQQSIEPMVFNVQQPSDIDQPVTDDEQYFKKLVQMKPELYGPSGEALKSSDMWSISPFPGSAILSLAGSGEMICCVSNTSRIYYREETSDEASSNVWNKFAKKAVQIALAPSGDFAWIVTGRGNVYAAGLPLELTEDRLHSTEVHLEWKLVLSKCSFVCLGTIEAWIVTSDGHLLREIGLSRSEPSMQQQYTVDVKFVKNDKIEDAKVKHVALTCDVIWVLTTSGQLLCKALTDVDTANTWHAVDSPQPFGKQQLQVRLIASDYKKTLWAVDDKGGLWCRSRVTTSIPQGHHWWEVYMNQYLYEEKHTTFLKLGRSAHPLSVTNIALSLQGIWVATDDNKLRMTRERVTGNAWKHLSISGVASSTTWSHITSSSLFSPEDSVWQGFIWVAQSKGEIICFPSSKTNQHKGVALSPPDDTSSSILCISASREALWMVLESGDIFVRSGISPTTPSGRNWNHVKVNNQ